A single Mustela lutreola isolate mMusLut2 chromosome X, mMusLut2.pri, whole genome shotgun sequence DNA region contains:
- the LOC131821436 gene encoding protein EOLA1 isoform X2 — translation MKFGCLSFRQPYAGFVLNGVKTVETRWRPLLSGHRNRTIAIHIAHRDWEDGAWRKLLAERLGMSPAQIQALLREGEKYGRGVIAGLIDVGETLLCPEDLAPEEVVELEKQAVLSSLKQKYLTVLSNPRWLLEPIPRKGGKDIFQSF, via the exons ATGAAGTTCGGCTGCCTCTCCTTCAGGCAGCCTTATGCGGGTTTTGTCTTAAATGGGGTCAAGACCGTGGAGACGCGTTGGCGGCCTCTGCTGAGCGGCCACCGGAACCGCACCATCGCCATCCACATTGCCCACAGGGACTGGGAAGACGGGGCTTGGAGGAAGCTGCTGGCCGAGAGGCTTGGCATGAGCCCCGCTCAGATTCAGGCCTTGCTTCGGGAAGGGGAGAAGTATGGCCGCGGAGTGATAGCAG GGCTTATTGACGTTGGGGAAACTTTGCTGTGCCCAGAAGACTTAGCTCCGGAGGAGGTCGTGGAACTGGAAAAGCAAGCTGTCCTGAGCAGCCTGAAGCAGAAGTACCTCACTGTGCTTTCGAACCCCAGGTGGTTGCTGGAGCCCATCCCCAGGAAAGGCGGAAAGGACATCTTCCAG AGTTTCTAG
- the LOC131821436 gene encoding protein EOLA1 isoform X1, translating to MKFGCLSFRQPYAGFVLNGVKTVETRWRPLLSGHRNRTIAIHIAHRDWEDGAWRKLLAERLGMSPAQIQALLREGEKYGRGVIAGLIDVGETLLCPEDLAPEEVVELEKQAVLSSLKQKYLTVLSNPRWLLEPIPRKGGKDIFQGGGLQKAFLRGLGALRAPLLGLPWPGQLPHSPS from the exons ATGAAGTTCGGCTGCCTCTCCTTCAGGCAGCCTTATGCGGGTTTTGTCTTAAATGGGGTCAAGACCGTGGAGACGCGTTGGCGGCCTCTGCTGAGCGGCCACCGGAACCGCACCATCGCCATCCACATTGCCCACAGGGACTGGGAAGACGGGGCTTGGAGGAAGCTGCTGGCCGAGAGGCTTGGCATGAGCCCCGCTCAGATTCAGGCCTTGCTTCGGGAAGGGGAGAAGTATGGCCGCGGAGTGATAGCAG GGCTTATTGACGTTGGGGAAACTTTGCTGTGCCCAGAAGACTTAGCTCCGGAGGAGGTCGTGGAACTGGAAAAGCAAGCTGTCCTGAGCAGCCTGAAGCAGAAGTACCTCACTGTGCTTTCGAACCCCAGGTGGTTGCTGGAGCCCATCCCCAGGAAAGGCGGAAAGGACATCTTCCAG GGCGGCGGCCTCCAGAAGGCCTTCCTCCGGGGCCTGGGCGCCCTTAGGGCCCCTCTCCTGGGGCTCCCATGGCCAGGCCAGCTCCCACACAGTCCCAGTTGA
- the LOC131821435 gene encoding heat shock transcription factor, X-linked member 3-like isoform X1, producing the protein MASQSNDDIYQVMLAPPGDGESAGEVPSSSSLHLNLDSQNLERREGPAVNRDPGPQDNPPPPAPNRGAYNVGENIFGLSFPRRLWRIVEDTTFTSVCWNDDGDTVIIDEDLFQREILHRRGPERIFETDSLKGFIRLMNLYGFSKIRPNNPSVHAPGNRKMMLYRNSSFQRDRPGLLENIQRKSNLRTVTGWPGSGTTPSKRKKPVVPTRRSPRIHHKESTKEDKAAPKEGPNVPGPSGTGSFTFSGIWSLSSAAGYDTENPASGEQGGPCGEGTSRNDTVAPPTTTGREGAGELPTAPAPYPDYGSVMSLYNTCYSILLAALSVMSPDEVPSENENEEEEGSSDYRCALCEHFKDNPGP; encoded by the exons ATGGCTAGTCAGAGTAACGACGACATATACCAAGTCATGCTGGCTCCTCCCGGTGATGGGGAGTCGGCAGGAGAGGTCCCGTCGAGTTCCTCCCTGCACCTCAATTTGGATTCCCAGAATTTGGAGAGGCGCGAGGGTCCAGCCGTGAACCGAGATCCAGGCCCCCAAGACAACCCACCGCCACCGGCCCCAAACCGCGGTGCCTACAACGTGGGAGAAAACATTTTCGGGCTCTCCTTCCCAAGAAGGCTCTGGAGGATCGTGGAGGACACCACCTTCACGTCCGTGTGCTGGAATGACGACGGCGACACTGTGATCATCGATGAAGACCTTTTCCAGAGGGAGATTCTCCACCGCAGGGGCCCAGAGAGAATCTTTGAAACTGACAGCTTGAAGGGGTTCATCCGCCTAATGAACCTGTACGGGTTCAGCAAAATACGCCCAAACAACCCTTCGGTTCATGCCCCAGGGAACAGGAAAATGATG CTCTACCGCAACTCCAGCTTTCAGCGAGACAGGCCAGGGCTGCTGGAGAATATTCAGAGAAAAAGTAATCTGAGAACTGTCACCGGGTGGCCAGGGAGCGGCACAACACCGTCAAAGAGAAAGAAGCCCGTGGTACCTACAAGACGGTCCCCACGAATCCATCACAAGGAATCCACCAAGGAGGACAAGGCAGCCCCCAAAGAAGGCCCAAATGTTCCGGGACCCAGTGGCACCGGGTCCTTTACCTTCTCTGGTATCTGGTCCCTGAGCAGTGCGGCGGGGTATGACACGGAGAATCCTGCCTCCGGGGAGCAGGGCGGCCCGTGTGGGGAGGGCACCTCCAGGAATGACACAGTTGCGCCCCCCACTACCACCGGAAGGGAGGGCGCAGGGGAGCTGCCCACCGCCCCCGCACCCTACCCAGATTACGGGTCAGTGATGTCGCTGTACAACACCTGCTATTCCATCCTGCTGGCTGCCCTTTCAGTCATGTCCCCAGACGAGGTCCCCAGTGAGAACGAgaacgaggaggaggagggctccTCAGATTACAGGTGTGCCCTCTGTGAACATTTCAAGGACAATCCAGGTCCTTAA